One genomic window of Pelmatolapia mariae isolate MD_Pm_ZW linkage group LG5, Pm_UMD_F_2, whole genome shotgun sequence includes the following:
- the sumf1 gene encoding formylglycine-generating enzyme codes for MLRYFTLLFIFGCVSKVLCLQSSCSAEQEPPGPERAAGCGCDKLTRDASTVDPLDEDEGKAASTDPDLKYSKDANDRTNQVQDNERETQSPMVQISGGEFLMGTDNPGIPPDGEGPQRVVYVDSFNIDIHEVTNQQFQSFVLATGYVTEAEKFGDSFVFEGLLSEPVKSQVTQAVAAAPWWLPVKGASWRHPEGPDSNITDRLHHPVLHVSWTDAVAYCSWANKRLPTEAEWEYACRGGLKDRLYPWGNKLNPKGQHFANLWQGDFPTHNSGEDGYIKTSPVMSFPPNAFGLYDMVGNAWEWTADWWTVHHTTDPQRNPMGPPSGKDKVKKGGSYMCHRSYCYRYRCAARSQNTPDSSASNLGFRCVSQEKR; via the exons atgttGCGTTATTTCACCTTATTGTTCATATTTGGATGTGTGAGCAAAGTGCTGTGTCTTCAGAGTTCATGTAGCGCAGAGCAGGAACCTCCAGGCCCGGAAAGAGCGGCGGGCTGCGGCTGTGATAAGCTGACTAGAGACGCTTCAACTGTGGACCCCTTGGACGAGGATGAGGGTAAAGCAGCTTCCACAGATCCTGATCTCAAATACTCCAAAGACGCAAATGACAGGACGAATCAGGTGCAGGACAATGAGCGGGAAACACAAAGTCCG ATGGTGCAGATTTCTGGAGGGGAGTTCCTGATGGGAACAGACAACCCAGGCATCCCCCCAGACGGTGAGGGCCCCCAGAGAGTGGTGTATGTGGACTCCTTCAACATAGACATCCATGAAGTCACTAACCAACAGTTTCAGAGCTTCGTCCTTGCGACAGGATATGTGACTGAg GCAGAGAAATTTGGAGACTCGTTTGTTTTTGAGGGACTTTTGAGTGAGCCAGTGAAAAGCCAAGTCACTCAAGCA GTGGCCGCTGCCCCTTGGTGGCTTCCAGTCAAAGGAGCCTCCTGGAGGCACCCTGAGGGCCCAGACTCCAACATCACAGACAG GCTCCATCATCCTGTTTTGCATGTCTCGTGGACAGATGCTGTTGCCTACTGCTCCTGGGCTAACAAGAGACTCCCTACAGAAGCAGAGTGGGAGTATGCCTGCAGGGGGGGCCTGAAAGACAG ACTTTATCCATGGGGAAACAAGTTGAACCCAAAAGGACAACACTTTGCTAACCTCTGGCAGGGAGACTTCCCCACACACAACTCTGGAGAAGATGGGTATATCAAAACTTCACCG GTGATGTCCTTTCCTCCCAATGCTTTTGGTCTGTACGACATGGTGGGGAATGCATGGGAATGGACAGCAGACTGGTGGACTGTGCATCACACCACGGACCCGCAACGCAACCCA ATGGGGCCTCCCTCAGGCAAAGATAAAGTGAAGAAGGGAGGGTCATACATGTGCCACAGG TCTTACTGTTACAGGTATCGCTGTGCAGCAAGAAGCCAAAATACACCGGACAGCTCAGCTTCTAATCTTGGTTTTCGCTGTGTTTCTCAGGAGAAACGATAA
- the LOC134627835 gene encoding leucine-rich repeat neuronal protein 1-like, producing the protein MALSCQPWPPLIWLCIGLLLCFLSPAHGKDCPHLCVCEIRPWFTPQSTYKEATTVDCNDLRLTHIPTNLSVDTQVLLLQSNAISRTSGELEVLFNLTELDLSQNNFSTVEAVGLTSMNHLTTLHLEENQITQLPDHCLQNLSNLQELYINHNQISSISPRAFAGLHSLLRLHLNSNRLHVIDSRWFEETPNLEILMIGENPVIGLLDMNFKPLGRLRSLVLAGMDLTDVPPDAFVGLDNLESISFYDNKLVSIPQLALQKVPNLKFLDLNKNPVQKIQEGDFRNMLRLKELGINNMMELVSIDRYAMDNLPELTKLEATNNPQLSYIHRFAFRDMPSLESLMLNNNALTALYKQTVDVLPNLREISLHSNPLRCDCVIQWMSSNRTTVRFMEPLTMLCTSPPEFRGQRVREFRLLESTEQCLPLISHETFPSHLNLELGMSVSLDCRAMAEPNPDIYWVTPLGNKITMDTVSERYHLSSEGTLRLSHVQVQDSGRYTCVAQNTEGADTRVATIRINGTLLDSTQVMKIYVKQTESHSILVSWKVNSNVMSSNLKWASATMKIDNPHITYTARVPVDVHEYNLTHLQPATEYEVCLTVSNIHLQTHKSCVNVTTRSATFALDLTDQHPSAAVLAVMSTMLLFLSLATVGIYMARRWKRKNYHHSLKKYMLKTSSIPLNELYPPLINLWEADGEKDKDGSTEGKPSPVDTTRSYYMW; encoded by the coding sequence ATGGCGCTCAGCTGTCAGCCTTGGCCTCCTCTAATCTGGTTGTGCATAGGATTGCTTCTTTGCTTTCTGTCACCGGCACACGGCAAAGATTGCCctcatttgtgtgtttgcgaGATCCGCCCTTGGTTCACCCCTCAGTCAACCTACAAGGAGGCAACTACAGTGGATTGCAATGATTTAAGGCTAACACACATCCCTACCAACCTGTCAGTGGATACCCAAGTGTTACTGCTCCAAAGCAACGCCATCTCTCGTACCAGCGGAGAGCTGGAGGTACTGTTTAACTTGACGGAGCTAGATTTATCCCAAAACAACTTTAGCACTGTGGAAGCTGTCGGCCTCACAAGCATGAACCACCTGACCACTCTGCATCTAGAGGAGAACCAGATCACGCAGCTGCCAGACCACTGCCTGCAAAACCTCTCCAACCTTCAGGAGCTCTACATCAACCACAACCAGATAAGCTCCATCTCCCCTCGAGCATTTGCAGGACTGCACAGTCTGCTGCGCCTCCACCTTAACTCCAACAGGCTCCATGTCATAGACAGCCGCTGGTTTGAAGAAACACCCAATCTTGAGATTCTCATGATTGGGGAGAATCCAGTTATTGGCCTCCTAGACATGAACTTCAAGCCCCTAGGAAGGCTGAGAAGTCTGGTTCTGGCTGGAATGGATCTCACTGATGTTCCACCCGATGCATTTGTAGGTTTAGATAATTTGGAGAGCATTTCTTTCTATGACAACAAATTGGTCAGTATCCCCCAACTGGCCCTTCAGAAAGTTCCCAATCTCAAATTCTTGGATTTAAACAAGAATCCAGTCCAGAAAATTCAAGAAGGAGACTTCAGAAACATGCTACGTCTGAAGGAGCTGGGCATCAACAACATGATGGAGTTAGTGTCTATTGACCGTTATGCTATGGACAACCTCCCAGAACTGACTAAACTAGAGGCAACCAACAACCCCCAACTGTCTTATATCCACAGGTTTGCTTTCAGGGATATGCCATCCCTTGAGAGTCTGATGCTTAATAATAATGCTCTTACTGCCCTTTACAAGCAAACTGTGGATGTGTTGCCAAATCTGCGGGAGATCAGTCTCCACAGCAACCCATTGCGGTGTGATTGTGTCATACAGTGGATGAGTTCCAACAGGACCACGGTGCGCTTCATGGAGCCCTTGACTATGCTGTGCACCTCCCCACCAGAATTTAGAGGTCAACGGGtcagagagttcaggctgctggAGTCAACGGAGCAGTGTCTTCCCCTTATATCCCATGAAACCTTTCCCAGCCACTTGAATCTAGAGCTGGGCATGAGCGTGAGCCTAGACTGCCGGGCAATGGCTGAACCAAATCCAGATATATACTGGGTGACTCCTCTTGGAAACAAAATCACAATGGACACTGTGTCAGAGCGCTATCACTTGAGCAGCGAGGGCACCCTGCGGCTTTCTCACGTGCAGGTGCAAGATTCTGGTCGTTACACCTGTGTGGCCCAGAATACCGAAGGGGCTGACACACGGGTCGCCACCATCCGCATAAATGGAACCCTGCTCGACAGCACTCAGGTGATGAAGATTTATGTCAAGCAGACGGAGTCACACTCCATCTTGGTGTCCTGGAAAGTCAACTCTAATGTCATGTCCTCGAACCTGAAGTGGGCTTCGGCCACCATGAAGATTGACAATCCACACATCACCTACACAGCCCGTGTCCCTGTAGATGTCCACGAGTACAACCTCACGCACCTTCAACCTGCCACCGAGTACGAGGTATGCCTCACTGTCTCCAACATccacctgcagacacacaagtCTTGCGTTAATGTGACAACACGTAGCGCTACCTTTGCCCTGGACCTGACAGACCAGCACCCAAGCGCAGCTGTGCTAGCTGTCATGTCAACCATGTTGCTCTTCCTCAGTCTGGCCACTGTGGGCATCTACATGGCCCGAAGATGGAAGAGGAAAAATTACCACCACTCCTTGAAGAAATACATGCTGAAAACATCCTCCATTCCACTTAACGAGCTCTACCCTCCACTCATTAACTTATGGGAGGCTGACGGTGAGAAGGACAAAGATGGCAGCACAGAgggaaaaccctctcctgttgACACCACGCGCAGTTATTACATGTGGTGA